The sequence CCGAACACCTGCTGCCCGGCGATACCGAGAGCAAACGTGATAGCTGCGATTACGACCGCCGATTCGGAGAGTATCCTGCCATAGCCAGCCGCGATTATCCCTGTCAGAGTCGCAAACCCGATCAGAACTACCCGCAGGTACGTCTCCGTTGCCGTCTCGATCGTGGGGTTGTTGCGATTCCGCGATCTGACGACCCGGGTGAGGAACGGAATGAGAACGATCTGTCCTACGAGGTAGACGATCCCGAATCCCGCGACGAACCAGAACATTTCCGACAACACCTGATCGTACGCCGATACAACGTCAGTCACCCATTCTGGTGAAGAGACCTGACCGATCATATGCCGGATTGCGCGGGGTACCGATAAAAATCCCACTTGCTGCCCGTTCAACGGTATCTATGGAACTCGCCGTATCATCGACTCGATTTTGATCGACCGCGATGAATTGGCGCTATCTATTCATCAAGTCCTGTGAATGGATTCTCTCGAGAAGCGCATTTTAGAGCCACCCGTCGAGACCCAGGGCGGTCACGAGCGGGATGCCCGACGCGAGGGCCGCGACGAGGTAGCCCGCGATCGAGCCGCCGTTCAACAGCGGGAGACCGGCGTGTGCTTTCCCCTTGAGGACCATCCAGAGCAACACGAACAATCCGAGCATGGTTCCCACGATGGCCCCAAGCGGCGCGACCTCGATCCCGAACACGGTCGGGGTCTCGAGGAATACGCCCGCGCTCGCGACCAGGATCGATGGAATCACGGCGTCACCGAGCCCAATGAAGATGGCGTCGCGGTCGAACTCCTCGGTTTCGGGTTCGGATTCGGTGTCTGTCGTCTCCTCGCCCACCGACTCGGCCATCTCCGAGGCCTCGTCGATGAACGAGTAGTCCGGCGTCGTGGGAATGACGACGAGAACCGGCACGCGCAGTTCCATCACACCCGAGGCCAACGTCAACATGTGTTTCGTCCCGTAGACGGAGATGGCGTCGTAGACGGCGAGCGCGGTCAACAACAGGAGGGCCGGCAGGAGTCCGAACGAAATGCCGAACAGCGCTGCCGCACCCATCCCCATAAGGAGACCGGACAGGTCGATGACCCACCATTCGGGATAGAAGAGGAGACCGGCGGCGACCGCACCACCACCGATCCACGGCGAGAGATTGACGGAGCCAAACGCGTCGACGACCAGGGGCGGAACGGCCACGGAAAACACGTATCCAACGATGAGGCCGCTCGTCAACACGAGGACCCCCCGAAGAGCGGTCGTTCGGCCGTACCGCATGAGTGCCAACATGACGACCGTCGCGACGAGGATCACGCCCAGGTAGAGGACGCTATTCAGCGGATTCTGTGGATCCTCGACGGACTGATAGCCTGCCTCCTCGAACGGTCCGGCGAGGGCGAGCGCGCCGAACTGGACGACGAGGAAGAACGCGGCGGCACCGAGGACGGCAACTGCGACTCGCGCCCGTTGATCCATACGCACACGAACCGATTCAGCCCCCTTGGCCGTTGCGACTCACCGGAGGTAGAGCGGCTCGCCGAGAAGCGTCGGTGGGTGGACATCGCTGTCGGTCGTCACAGCGAGATACGGTGCCTCGACCGGTCCGAACACGTCCACGACGCGACCGACGTCGGCGAGGGTCTCGTCGACGAGGGAGGCGCCGATATCGGCGTGGTCGCTCCCCGCTGCTCGCACCACGATCAACCCCTGAGCGAGTCGGACGACTGTTCCTGCCCGTCGCATCTATTCGCGGAGTGCCTGGACGTACGCCGCGACCGCCTGGACGAGGTCGCTCTTGCTCGCGTCGTCCGCCCCCTGAACGAGGACGCGTCCGTCGGCCGCCCACGGCCTCCTGGGGTAGGCCTGGTCACGTTCGATGATGGCGTCGTATCCGACCTGCTGGACCGCCTTCGCGATCTCGTCCACCGTCGGGGACTCGACAGCCAACGATTCGGCCACGCGCCGACCGTCCGATCGGGATCGATCGGCGTCGAGGTAGGCGGGCCAGATGATGTTCTCGACCATGCGCTTGTCGTTCAGTATCCTCTCACCCGGTTAAACCCTGACGGAGGCCACGCCGTGTTCATCGTGCGGATGACTCAAGGTGGTGGGAAATCCACTCTAACGTATGCGACGGGTCGTCGCTCTGGTCGTCGTGCTCGCGTTCGTCCTCCAGCCGATTGCAGTTCCAGCGGCCAGCGCCTCGACCGACGACGCCATCGTTCGCACCACCACTCTGTCACTCACCCCCGACGAGCCGGGGTCGGTGGAGGCCGCCGTCGAGTACGACATCCCAACGAACGTGGTCTCGCTCACGACGACGATTCCCGAGGACGCGACCGTCCTGCGATCGACGGGTTTCGATCCGACGGCCGGGGGAAACTACACCTGGGACGGTCATGACCATGATCCGGCCCTGCGGTTGTCGCTGCCGGCCAATCGGACCGGCGTCGGGTTGCGGGACGTGACACCCGAGACGCGGGCGGAATCGATGGAGTCTGGATACCAGTTCGTCGACACCGGTCCCTGGGCGATCGTTGCGGCTCCGCCGATGTCGACCAGGTGGAGGGGGGATGTGTCGTTTGAGACCCGACTCACGACCGCCGGGGAGGGCGTCGCCGGTGAGCGGATGGTCTACCTGGGGCCATCGACCACGTACCAGCGAACTGCACACGATCAGTCGTTCACGCTCGTCGTCCCCGACGCGGCCTCGATCGAAGAGGATCCGTCGGAGATTCTCGACGCCCTGGAAACCGCGTCGCTCTCCCTTCGCGTGGGCGAACGGGACCCACGGGTCACGTTCATCGCGGCACCTGTTTCCGTCGACTGGGCGGCCCAGGGACTCGCGGGTGACGCGGATGCGTGGATTCGCGCGAATCGCGAACTCGACGAACCAAACAACGTCTGGTTGCACGAATACGTCCACACTCGCGCGAGCTTTCGGCCGACTTCGGACGCCAGGTGGCTCACCGAGGCGACGGCCGAGTACTACGCCGCGTTCTTGACCCTGGATCAGGACCGCATCGACTTCGACGAATTCGCGGCTCATCTCCGTCAAGGAAGTCGATCGACGTACGCGTCCTCGATACTCACCCGTCCCGACACCTGGGCTCCGGGGGCCAATTATCTCAAGGGGGCGCTGGTCTTCGGCCACCTCGATTACCGAATGCGTGCGAAAACGGACGGTGAGGCCACCGGCGGGGAGATATTCTCCCGGATGAACGCCAGGGACGGCCCAGTGAATCACACGTTCGTCATCGACTCGATCGACCAGGCCAGCGGTCCAGATACGGCCGACTCCCTCGATCACTATGCGACCACACAGGACGTTCCCGAGATGTGGACGTACGACGAGTACGCGGACGTTTTCCCCGGATCGTCGGCGCGAATGGTCGTCGAATCCGAACAGTCCTACGTGATCCGTGGTCCGTACCGGAACACGACGACGGCGACGCTTCCCCCACTCGTTCCCGGGGAGATGGTGACTCTGAATGCCACGGTGACGAACGTCGGTGACGCCCCAGGCGAGTACGACGTGCCGTTTGCGGTCGATGGAACGACCGAGCGGATCGCTTCCGGGTCGCTCGACTCGGGGGAAACCCGGAGCCTGCAGTTCGACGCGACCTTCGATTCGGCCGGGACCCATACCGTCCGGATCGGTGATCGGACGGACGAGATCACCGTCGAAGGACCGGCGCAGCCTCGAGTGACGGCCATCGACGTCGACGATCGATCGGTCCAGCCGGGAACGCCGATTGCCGTGACAATTACAGCGGTGAACGATGCCGACTGGCCCGCGAGCGGCGACGTCCCGCTCGTCGTCGACGGGACGACGGTGTCGACGTGGCAGCCCGTTCTCGACGTGGGACAGT is a genomic window of Halanaeroarchaeum sulfurireducens containing:
- the srp19 gene encoding signal recognition particle subunit SRP19, encoding MVENIIWPAYLDADRSRSDGRRVAESLAVESPTVDEIAKAVQQVGYDAIIERDQAYPRRPWAADGRVLVQGADDASKSDLVQAVAAYVQALRE
- a CDS encoding COG1361 family protein, which codes for MRRVVALVVVLAFVLQPIAVPAASASTDDAIVRTTTLSLTPDEPGSVEAAVEYDIPTNVVSLTTTIPEDATVLRSTGFDPTAGGNYTWDGHDHDPALRLSLPANRTGVGLRDVTPETRAESMESGYQFVDTGPWAIVAAPPMSTRWRGDVSFETRLTTAGEGVAGERMVYLGPSTTYQRTAHDQSFTLVVPDAASIEEDPSEILDALETASLSLRVGERDPRVTFIAAPVSVDWAAQGLAGDADAWIRANRELDEPNNVWLHEYVHTRASFRPTSDARWLTEATAEYYAAFLTLDQDRIDFDEFAAHLRQGSRSTYASSILTRPDTWAPGANYLKGALVFGHLDYRMRAKTDGEATGGEIFSRMNARDGPVNHTFVIDSIDQASGPDTADSLDHYATTQDVPEMWTYDEYADVFPGSSARMVVESEQSYVIRGPYRNTTTATLPPLVPGEMVTLNATVTNVGDAPGEYDVPFAVDGTTERIASGSLDSGETRSLQFDATFDSAGTHTVRIGDRTDEITVEGPAQPRVTAIDVDDRSVQPGTPIAVTITAVNDADWPASGDVPLVVDGTTVSTWQPVLDVGQSATATRSVDFDEPGEYVVRAGAQTIVVTVQSPPTTRTDTPGFTAGVASIALGVAVAVAFARRFSRR
- a CDS encoding presenilin family intramembrane aspartyl protease PSH codes for the protein MDQRARVAVAVLGAAAFFLVVQFGALALAGPFEEAGYQSVEDPQNPLNSVLYLGVILVATVVMLALMRYGRTTALRGVLVLTSGLIVGYVFSVAVPPLVVDAFGSVNLSPWIGGGAVAAGLLFYPEWWVIDLSGLLMGMGAAALFGISFGLLPALLLLTALAVYDAISVYGTKHMLTLASGVMELRVPVLVVIPTTPDYSFIDEASEMAESVGEETTDTESEPETEEFDRDAIFIGLGDAVIPSILVASAGVFLETPTVFGIEVAPLGAIVGTMLGLFVLLWMVLKGKAHAGLPLLNGGSIAGYLVAALASGIPLVTALGLDGWL
- a CDS encoding H/ACA ribonucleoprotein complex subunit GAR1; amino-acid sequence: MRRAGTVVRLAQGLIVVRAAGSDHADIGASLVDETLADVGRVVDVFGPVEAPYLAVTTDSDVHPPTLLGEPLYLR